TGCATATAATTGAATTCAGTTCACAGTGTAACCGTAAAATGGGCGCAAAGAGCAggggtgtaggcctactagagAGCGCAAACCACAACTCGATCAATAGGAAACAATTAAACACGTTAACCAAACAGCGTGTAACGTCACTTCTATGCAGCCCTAACGCGAAAGAAGCTCTGATGGCACATTATGAACTTGACATTGAGGACACCCCGACAGCCTCTCCAGCTCGGCTTAATACTTTCTCTGCGCCTCCCGAGTAAAGCCCCCCAGTTATGCTTGGAGGGGTTTTGCCGTCTGCCCCCAAGGCTTTTACAGTCGTCTTTTACGCATACGTTtctttcacaaaaataacacatgcAAGTGAGGCGCATTCTGCACAAGCAACTGACCCATCTATGTTGAAGAATGCGGGCCTACTCACTCAACGTTGGTAAGCGAGGAGCGACCATTCCACCCAAACACAAGCGAGATAAACACATACTACAAATTCTCAGACTACGCGACATGGACACAAGAAAAGGCGCATGACGTCTTCAACCACAGCAAAAAACATTGCTAAATTATACAAAAACTGAGCAAAGTATGACGATAATGTGCAATAACTGCAGATAACATTTGAtgtgaaataaaaacaaatgtgtAAGACCAAAGTTGATGCATTGCATACCAGCCACAGGATGCTACATCACCACTTTACTGACTATTTTCAAAGGCATCAATACACACCAGTGCGCACGCCACAactaaagctctctctctccctagcactacccccacacacactcacacacactcagacgcacacagacacacacacattgtcaacaGGCTCAGAAGCGCCACACGCGCCATAGCGACACATGAATGCAAGACAATAGTGTGATATGAAACCAATTAAAAACAGTGCTACTTACGTGATCTGCTAAGTTGGTTGAAGATCCCGAAAGCTCCTCGTGGTCCGATTTTGAGCTGCCATCCCGTTCGTCAATTACTAAATCTATTGGCATTTTCCCTTTCAAACAACTGATGTACCGATGGCAAAAATTGTCGCAGAGCTCGTGAACCTATAAAGGCAGAAGAACATATTTTCAGCACGCGGGGAACTCCACAGGCAGTCCAAGTATAAGCACAATTAAGGCGCATTATCGGCCACCGCGAGGAAACAATAGTGAAATTGTTGCAGCACTTATTAAACCCAAGGGACTAGAGCAACAAGTTGAATGCATAGAAAATAAACATGTGGCAAAGTTGTCAAAATACCTGGAAAATATTTAGCACCTGCTAGAACTGCCTGAGCTCAGTATCCCATCATCACAATTTGGCTACTATAAAACCCCATGGTTTGATCAATAATCCTGACATAAGCGTTACAACGCTTTGACCCTTTAGTTCAAGTACAATACACAAAAGCCGAGCTGCAAAAGCCTATTGACTGATATACCATATCACATATAACCAAATGGGCACTGAACAACACAAATGGCCAATGGTTCACTATGCGATGCAACACAAACACTGATACGCAGATATTATATTTTTGAGACTCAGGACAAACAACAGCAAATAGATTTGGAGGCTTATTTACCTTTTCTAACTCCAAAAGATGAAACCGCAAAACTTGTATGGCTTGTATCATCTGAAAAAGGAAATGTACAAGGCATTTTTAAAATGTCGCAGTCGACACCTGTAGTTTTCTTAATGAGACATGATTTGCCAACTTTGGAGGATTTTATGCTGAGTTTGGGAATTGTATTTTCAAACACAATTGGCGCTGGACGTGTGCGTAATGATagattttggaaaaaaatatgtataataaAACCATTATGACATATTATACGAAATTAACGATTAATTACAGCATAATATTCGGCCGCATGGATTTCAAATAAATTCCTTATCCATGCGGACGCGCTGGGCGGATTCACCAACAAGGAGCCACTGCGTTAACCCTCCcctaatcagtgctctccctccCGGCCTCCCGCGGCAGCCTAATGCCCTGCCACTCGAGACCCTCCGAGCCTCTTCTTGTTCACTTCAAAGGAATCTGTCCAACATCTGTGTTGTGCTTTTGCATTAAATTCTCCTATTATTTACTTTGCAATGTCAAGAACATGGGTGCAAGTTGGAAACTCGCAAAACAACTATAACCATTGAGTGGCAACATGAAGCAGATGCAATGCGTTCTAGTATCTCGCTTACCAAATTGTCCAACTCTGGATTTGAAGAGAATAGAGGTTTTTCTGCGCGGACCTAAAATATCACCAAGAAGCGGAAGGTTAATTCAACCACGTGCTATTGCTATATTGCACAATGACACCTACGACAAAACCAACAAACTGCTTGAATAAAATATCACCAGTTATTTTAGCAAGTAGTACAGTAGCCAAAATTAACCCTGTGACAGGCTTCCACTGTTCTTAAGTTATTAACCAAAATAAAGCATGTTTTTATGACAATAGCTATCTTCATATTTCAGCCGTTTGAGTTCATAACATATTTTTCAGAGCAATAAAAAATTGGTGAAACTTGTTCAGTAAGTAAATGCACTTGTGTGTATAGTAATTGTCAATGGTGCAATCGTAAGCATTGTCACATAAGCACGAGTAGCAGACGAGTATATGTAAAAGTGACCTGTTTGGCAAAGACTGCGATGTCCTCGTTGAAAGAGTCGGAGGAGCAGACGTCGCCGCCTGCTACCCCGGGCTCCCTGGGAGTGCACGTCGCCAGCTCACACTTCTCAAAAACCAAGGCAAGCAGGGGGAATAAAGGGTGACTGCAAGAAGGGAACATAAACTAAGCCAAACACAGCCGATTTCTTGCTTCCAAAAAGGTCTATGCTAGAGCcggaaatgtttttaaaagtttTAAGCACATATCGAAGGCTTTATTTTCACTATCAGTGCCGGCCATGGCTTCCTTCCCTTGCTGTTTGCTAACAACTTGAAGAGTTGAATCTTTAGATTGTTAGGCATAGTAGCATTTCGTGTATGTCGCCCTTTTACTTAGCCCAAAATATCTATTTTTCATGGTAGGCCTATACTGACACTAAATAATTGCTTAGTTATTAAAATAGTAGTACATAATATTAGGCCTTTACGCATTGACCTCtatttcattttctgacaacaCTGTGATAATGTCAAAATAATAATCCAATTGTATGAAGAATTGTGAGTAAAAACAACACGCGCTTTAAGTTAGTGTTAAGTGTTGTTTTAGCACTGGTAGCCCATGTCTGGACACATTGCTATTGTCCATCGGTAAGAAAATGTCAAGTATTAAAATTATTAGGCCTAAAATTTTAAaagataggcctatgcttcccacatGTAGACCATTTAGAATTAAGCAATAACAAAGGTAGACTAACgtattaatataaaataaataccCGCAATGTAACTTGAACATAGAGGAAGTTTAAGCTGtaaatatatacatgtatatatttgGCTATTGCTCCTGCATGACAGTTTCACTTTAATCGCTCAAAGAATTCTGCATTGAAAGTGAAAAATACACTCTCGCCTTACTCACCCATATATTAGATCTTTGTCCCTCTTTAAAACATCGTTGACAGCCGAGCCCATGCTAGTGGGCATAACGTTGGGATGGGGTGCATGAGCACCGTAGTGCTGGCCGTGGAGCGGGGGTCCATGATTCAAGTGGTGAACCTGGGGAAGCGGCCGGGGAGCGTGGGGATCGTACATAGACGCCGGAACTCCAACTCCGTCCATTCCCCCATAATGGGCCAGTTCATCGTACTAAAGCGAAACAAAAGTGATATCAGAGGATATAAAGAAATGTTTGCATGATAGAACTGCACAGAACTGGTGACAAAAGAAATTAGCGCTATCCTTcgaaaaatgaaaggaaaggaaaagggggaaaaacataACAAACCAAAACACAGGGACAGCACGAGGTTCAAAATAGTATTCAAGCCATAAGAGCGGTGCATCGGATAGCATGACAACACCAGTACATTTACTTTTAGGTGCAAAGCAATAGTTTTGAAATTACCAAAAACATTCTAAACTTCTGTATCCCCGAGGCTGAGTTACTTTCGTGCTACTAAGTCCTTTTAAAACAGCTCCACGAATGCCTCGGAGTTCGCCGGTATGGCAGGGGCTGTCACGCCACTGGACGAGTTGAGATACAGCAGAAATGTCAAATAAAATGCCTCAGATTGTGGTAGTTTGTAAATGAACCACCACCGACATGCGGAAAGCGATTGACGAGGCCCTCCGATAGTGGATTTGTATAGGTAAGTGTTGGAGATTTAAAACCTACCCTTTGCGCCATCAGGCTGCGCTCCAATAAACTCCTGGATGTGTCGTATATTTAATATCCCAGTCTGGTAAGAATGTGATTTACTGGTAAGATTCCTTTTTCAACCAACTTGGTGAATTCTCCTATTCTCCAATGTGGTTCAGAACAAGCAGAGGCATCAGGAGTTTTGCAATTTTTCTTGTTTTCCTCTtagcccccaaaaaagaaaaaaaatgtcaaccACCAAACTGAAGGTTACAATCGGCCCATCAACAACCTGCATGTAACTAAACTGTCGTGTCTCATGGCTTTTTGCCActccagctgtcaatcaaagccagaGGTTGTCAaggtaatgaatgaatgatggtTGGTGATGATGTTCAAGAGAGGATGAATCTTTTTAGCCCGTTTTCATCCAACAACTCCGCGTCTCCTTTATGCCTCCGGATCGCTATCTTGTTTTATCAttactgtaaaaaaagaaaaaaagaaaaagaaattaagAGATTGCAATTCAGATCTTTCCTTCTCCCGGTAGGTATTTCGTCTATCTCGCAGTCTGAGATGAGTGAGTGTCAGCGAGTGTTGGCAGGTTGGCTGCTAGCTTGCTTATAGAACAGAGTCAGTTCGCGGCGCTGATCGGCGGGAGAATGAAATGACGGAACCCGGAAGTAGAGGTGGCCATAGCCAGTCCTACAGCAGCTACAGAAAGAGGAGAGACCAAAGCCTGTGATATGCAGAGTATGCACACGGACGGCTTCAACTCCTGACGGGGGGAGCCAAACAACACAGCATCTGCTCTCAACCGATTTCGCTCGTTCTATGAGCTCCTAAAAGTAGCAGAAGATGGAAAGGAATGGAACACGGTTGTGCTGCAAACTCCTCTCGCGTTTAACGTGACTAGTGTTGGTTACGTTGTAACCAAAGCGCACCAGAATACACCGTTTCAGTGTTCGAATACGGAGACACCGCACAtgttgcaatacttctacttttaTCGGTGCGCACCCCAAAGCGCGTTACGCATAAACAACCACTGCAATGTGCCAACTTGCTCCGGTAGTTTTGATAGTAATCGTTAGTTTTATCAACGGCAAGTTTCCAAATAGGTTGCGATAAACTGACAACACAAACCTTCAACAGCCTATCTGAAACTCAAACTATAAGTAGTTTACATTGCAGACGACTGACAAAATCTTATCTATTGACGTATTGTTTTCATCTCCATATGCGTAAAAATATGTCTGATAGAATCCAAGGCTGGTTATCTATGAATAAGGCAAATTAAGTGATGTTGAACACCCCCTTTCAGACAAAATGAACTTTTCCAAAAGAGAAGAGGTTTTTGCGAGGAAAGTAATTTTGTATGTCTTCCGTCCAATCCTATCTCTAGATAGAAATCCGTGCCTTACCTCAGAGTAGTCAATTACAAGAGTTCCCCAAGATCATCAATCATAGGGAGAGTCTGAAGTTTAGAGGAGGGGCAAAAGCTTTACTCATCGATTGCTCTACggctgccccctctctccctttccctcaagTCCAAGCTTTTTTTCTGAGCTTAAAATCATACCAGGCCATCACTCCCTACTGCTATTTAGTTTCATCAATAATAGGCTAATATAGATTGTTAAGCTTATGCCATCCTTGTATCGATAAGTTTTCACacaaatggcaacatttatggcTCCGTGTCGAAATTAACCATGCACGAATGGGGATGCGCCCGGCAGACTGACGGGGAAATGGAATGGACGGAGCAATAAGGTCAACAATCTAGTCTACTCAACagacaaacaagacacagggcTTGCCGAAGCAGTCAGACAAATTATAACGATATCATAAACGATGCAGTGTACCAACAATTATGTTTGTGACACAAGGGGGTGGGGAGCCCTACAAGAAAAAGTAGAACTGAAGGGTTGACAAACGGCTCTGCGGACATTAACATGCAATAGAGCAAGAGAGGGGAACTCCACTGTGGAGCAGAGTGCTATGGCAAGCTCTCCCCGGGCTGGTCAGCGCTGCATTCAGTGAAATGAGAGAGGCTGGCTGAGCAACTCAAGACTGGTACTACTTTATTATTAAATCAACACTTCAAAATGCGTGCATGTGCTACGGCTTCTAGTCTTGCCTCTGGTCAGAATCGTCCACGGACAAATATGGTAAGTTTTTCGAAAATCCTTTTGTTATGGACTAAGTGGATCCTCAGTTGTGTGCGTCTTGAGAGGACCAGTTGGAGATAGAAGTCAAAAAGCTGAGTGCGCGTATAGTATTATCGTCATTACCGAAAGCGGTAGGAGTGGACTTAATCACTGTGCGGCGAGAAAATGAGAACCCAGGGTATTATTTGAAGCTGTCGGCATATTCCTTTACACTTGAACTGGGCCAAGTGTATTtacgttttcttcttcttcttccattctTGGTTTGTGTTAACCCCCTGGCAAAAGGtttgctattttaatattttaagcACTTGCTCTCAACACGATGACCTAGGATATAGTCAGCCTACACCAACATTACTTAAGTGTTCATTTAAAACGTGGCCGTGGACTCAGGTCAATTTGAAACTGAGTTCTAATAAATGTTTGATTGGTAAACAGCTACTGTTTTCGAGTCTAGCATTTTTAGTGTAACCTATTACGCACAAGACGCATAAGGTACTGAGTTGGAGAGATCAAAACATCAATTAGCATAAATATCTGGCCAAAATGGAAACATGTGAACCTTGTTGCTTgaattgttattattactgtgtATTATGGCTGTGCCTTTGCTCGAGCTTTTAGTTGGTAAACAGAGTCAACAATCCCTCATAAGAAAAGATTCAAGTAAGGTAACCTAATACTCAGTCGGATGTGCGCACTGCAGTCCTTTTGCcaaattttttaaattaaaaaaacattcagCGAGACTCATTTTTATCTACATAAAAATAAGAAGCATGAATAAAATCAGTGTTCCAATAGGCTAGACTCTGTGTACAGGTCCCACGCCTGTGCAGAAGATGGCATTAACAGGCGGTAAAATTTCATCTCGTGGTGTCAAATTGAGGTCAGTTTAGGGTTAAAGCTCTCGGTGTCCGCGTGGGACATGCCCAGCTGCGTTCGGATTCATTAGGGGACTGGGGATACATTTCAAGAAAAACACGATCGAGACAATCACTAGCCAAGAAGCCACTCCGTGGCACATCCTGTAAGTGTAGATACTGTTTTTAAAGGCTTACCTATACAAAGGGTTTCCCTCAACCTTTGCACTAGATTTTATAAAGTCATA
This is a stretch of genomic DNA from Engraulis encrasicolus isolate BLACKSEA-1 chromosome 19, IST_EnEncr_1.0, whole genome shotgun sequence. It encodes these proteins:
- the meis2a gene encoding homeobox protein Meis2a isoform X8; the protein is MAQRYDELAHYGGMDGVGVPASMYDPHAPRPLPQVHHLNHGPPLHGQHYGAHAPHPNVMPTSMGSAVNDVLKRDKDLIYGHPLFPLLALVFEKCELATCTPREPGVAGGDVCSSDSFNEDIAVFAKQVRAEKPLFSSNPELDNLMIQAIQVLRFHLLELEKVHELCDNFCHRYISCLKGKMPIDLVIDERDGSSKSDHEELSGSSTNLADHNPASWRDHDDATSTHSAGTPGPSSGGHASQSGDNSSEQGDGLDNSVASPGTGDDDDPDKDKKRQKKRGIFPKVATNIMRAWLFQHLTHPYPSEEQKKQLAQDTGLTILQVNNWFINARRRIVQPMIDQSNRAVSQGAAYSPEGQPMGSFVLDGQQHMGIRPAGPMSGMGMNMGMDGQWHYM
- the meis2a gene encoding homeobox protein Meis2a isoform X5; this encodes MAQRYDELAHYGGMDGVGVPASMYDPHAPRPLPQVHHLNHGPPLHGQHYGAHAPHPNVMPTSMGSAVNDVLKRDKDLIYGHPLFPLLALVFEKCELATCTPREPGVAGGDVCSSDSFNEDIAVFAKQVRAEKPLFSSNPELDNLMIQAIQVLRFHLLELEKVHELCDNFCHRYISCLKGKMPIDLVIDERDGSSKSDHEELSGSSTNLADHNPASWRDHDDATSTHSAGTPGPSSGGHASQSGDNSSEQGEGFSAIFIPSFRPGDGLDNSVASPGTGDDDDPDKDKKRQKKRGIFPKVATNIMRAWLFQHLTHPYPSEEQKKQLAQDTGLTILQVNNWFINARRRIVQPMIDQSNRAGFLLDPSVSQGAAYSPEGQPMGSFVLDGQQHMGIRPAGPMSGMGMNMGMDGQWHYM
- the meis2a gene encoding homeobox protein Meis2a isoform X6; its protein translation is MAQRYDELAHYGGMDGVGVPASMYDPHAPRPLPQVHHLNHGPPLHGQHYGAHAPHPNVMPTSMGSAVNDVLKRDKDLIYGHPLFPLLALVFEKCELATCTPREPGVAGGDVCSSDSFNEDIAVFAKQVRAEKPLFSSNPELDNLMIQAIQVLRFHLLELEKVHELCDNFCHRYISCLKGKMPIDLVIDERDGSSKSDHEELSGSSTNLADHNPASWRDHDDATSTHSAGTPGPSSGGHASQSGDNSSEQGEGFSAIFIPSFRPGDGLDNSVASPGTGDDDDPDKDKKRQKKRGIFPKVATNIMRAWLFQHLTHPYPSEEQKKQLAQDTGLTILQVNNWFINARRRIVQPMIDQSNRAVSQGAAYSPEGQPMGSFVLDGQQHMGIRPAGPMSGMGMNMGMDGQWHYM
- the meis2a gene encoding homeobox protein Meis2a isoform X7; its protein translation is MAQRYDELAHYGGMDGVGVPASMYDPHAPRPLPQVHHLNHGPPLHGQHYGAHAPHPNVMPTSMGSAVNDVLKRDKDLIYGHPLFPLLALVFEKCELATCTPREPGVAGGDVCSSDSFNEDIAVFAKQVRAEKPLFSSNPELDNLMIQAIQVLRFHLLELEKVHELCDNFCHRYISCLKGKMPIDLVIDERDGSSKSDHEELSGSSTNLADHNPASWRDHDDATSTHSAGTPGPSSGGHASQSGDNSSEQGDGLDNSVASPGTGDDDDPDKDKKRQKKRGIFPKVATNIMRAWLFQHLTHPYPSEEQKKQLAQDTGLTILQVNNWFINARRRIVQPMIDQSNRAGFLLDPSVSQGAAYSPEGQPMGSFVLDGQQHMGIRPAGPMSGMGMNMGMDGQWHYM